Proteins from one Streptosporangium becharense genomic window:
- a CDS encoding HAD family hydrolase translates to MTKHIVWDWNGTLFHDIEAVVGATNMVFEPYGLGSYDADGFRAVYTRPIWAAYERMLGRSLYEGEWERLDFAFHEHYHRLMLECGLAADALASLESWKDAGGRQSLLSMWAHERLVPKITEFGIDHYFTRVDGLRSATGGPKAEWMVAHLAALGVDPADVVVIGDSLDDAHAAQHVGARAVLYSGGMTSRADLLAFGGPVVDTLADALDYAA, encoded by the coding sequence ATGACTAAGCACATCGTCTGGGACTGGAACGGCACTCTCTTCCACGACATCGAAGCCGTGGTCGGGGCGACGAACATGGTGTTCGAGCCCTACGGGCTGGGGTCGTACGACGCCGACGGGTTCCGCGCCGTCTACACACGCCCGATCTGGGCCGCCTACGAGCGCATGCTCGGCCGCTCCCTCTACGAGGGGGAGTGGGAGCGGCTCGACTTCGCCTTCCACGAGCACTACCACCGGCTGATGCTGGAGTGCGGGCTCGCCGCCGACGCGCTGGCGAGCCTGGAGAGCTGGAAGGACGCCGGAGGTCGGCAGTCGCTGCTGTCCATGTGGGCACACGAGCGGCTGGTTCCCAAGATCACCGAGTTCGGCATCGACCACTACTTCACCCGCGTCGACGGCCTGCGCAGCGCCACGGGCGGGCCCAAGGCCGAGTGGATGGTCGCCCACCTGGCCGCGCTCGGCGTGGACCCGGCCGACGTGGTGGTGATCGGCGACAGTCTGGACGACGCGCACGCCGCCCAGCACGTCGGAGCGCGTGCCGTCCTCTACAGCGGGGGCATGACGAGCCGGGCGGACCTGCTGGCCTTCGGAGGGCCGGTCGTCGACACCCTGGCCGACGCCCTCGACTACGCCGCCTAG
- a CDS encoding glycoside hydrolase family 3 protein gives MAVITTVVAGCAASGAAAPAASGPARKDRAADAAVTSAPAAPATPAAPSTPKPSGVEAVLASMSVEEKVGQLFMPVLYGAAAEETSGENQARFGVGTPAKMIAKYRPGGVILFPWAGNVKNVRQVVALTNGLQKASPEIPLLIAADQENGRVSRLAPLVSDLPGASVIGSTGDPSLARRAAEATGVELRALGVNLDFAPVADVNVNPRNPVIGPRAYGSDPRKVAPMVAAAVRGFHDAGIASTAKHFPGHGDTSVDSHTGLPVIKHSRAQWDRLDAPPFAAAIAENVDAIMSAHVVMPKLDPSGDPATLSKPILTGLLRKKLGFDGVVSTDALDMAGVRERYGDGEVAVRAILAGADLLLMPPDYPKAYRAVLEAVKSGRIPADRLDESVRRLLTLKDARGLLEKAPVADPAEAERVLRSEEHRKLARLINSRAR, from the coding sequence ATGGCAGTTATCACGACCGTGGTGGCCGGGTGCGCCGCGTCGGGAGCGGCGGCTCCGGCCGCGTCCGGTCCGGCGAGGAAGGACCGCGCCGCGGACGCGGCGGTGACGTCCGCCCCCGCGGCCCCCGCCACCCCGGCGGCGCCCTCGACGCCCAAGCCCTCCGGGGTGGAGGCGGTGCTCGCCTCGATGAGCGTGGAGGAGAAGGTCGGCCAGCTCTTCATGCCCGTGCTGTACGGGGCGGCGGCCGAGGAGACGTCGGGGGAGAACCAGGCGCGCTTCGGGGTCGGCACCCCGGCGAAGATGATCGCCAAGTACCGTCCGGGCGGCGTGATCCTGTTCCCCTGGGCGGGCAACGTCAAGAACGTCCGGCAGGTCGTGGCGCTGACCAACGGGTTGCAGAAGGCGTCGCCGGAGATCCCGCTGCTGATCGCCGCCGACCAGGAGAACGGCCGGGTGTCCCGGCTCGCGCCGCTGGTCAGCGACCTGCCGGGGGCCTCGGTGATCGGCTCGACCGGTGACCCGTCGCTGGCCCGCAGGGCCGCCGAGGCGACGGGGGTGGAGCTGCGTGCCCTGGGGGTCAACCTCGACTTCGCCCCGGTCGCCGACGTCAACGTCAACCCGCGCAACCCGGTGATCGGCCCGCGCGCCTACGGCTCCGACCCGCGCAAGGTCGCGCCGATGGTCGCCGCCGCGGTGCGCGGCTTCCACGACGCCGGCATCGCCTCCACCGCCAAGCACTTCCCCGGACACGGCGACACCTCCGTCGACAGCCACACCGGCCTGCCGGTGATCAAGCATTCCCGCGCTCAGTGGGACAGACTCGACGCCCCGCCGTTCGCCGCCGCGATCGCCGAGAACGTCGACGCGATCATGAGCGCTCACGTCGTCATGCCGAAGCTCGACCCGTCCGGTGATCCCGCCACGCTGTCCAAGCCGATCCTGACCGGGCTGCTGCGCAAGAAGCTCGGCTTCGACGGGGTGGTCTCGACCGACGCGCTGGACATGGCGGGGGTGCGTGAGAGGTACGGCGACGGTGAGGTGGCCGTGCGGGCGATCCTGGCCGGGGCCGACCTGCTGCTCATGCCGCCGGACTACCCCAAGGCGTACCGGGCGGTGCTGGAGGCGGTGAAGTCCGGGAGGATCCCCGCCGACCGGCTCGATGAGTCCGTCCGGCGCCTGCTGACGCTCAAGGACGCCCGCGGCCTGCTGGAGAAGGCCCCGGTGGCCGACCCGGCCGAGGCCGAACGCGTGCTGCGCTCGGAGGAGCACCGCAAGCTGGCCCGGCTGATCAACTCCCGCGCCCGCTGA
- a CDS encoding HAD family hydrolase, with protein MINRLVLWNIDLTLVDVSIVTREAYAEAFREVTGRPLVKLTPPNGRPDSEIVFEMIALNGIVPDDDHLPRFLHALARSFGARRERLARDGRMMAGAREALRAVAELDGTAQSVLTGTIRSNAVHKLAAFGLDGYVDFEIGGYGEEVYPKATLLQVAQGRAGRRHGVVFDGGNTVLIGDSARDVQAARIAGVAMIGVASGRSLPAELREAGADLVLPDLGDPSRVAAAVVALTSPARATGHGSA; from the coding sequence ATGATCAACCGCCTCGTCCTGTGGAACATCGATCTCACCCTGGTCGACGTGTCCATCGTCACCCGTGAGGCGTACGCGGAGGCGTTCCGCGAGGTCACCGGCAGGCCACTGGTCAAACTGACCCCGCCGAACGGACGACCGGACTCGGAGATCGTCTTCGAGATGATCGCCCTCAACGGGATCGTCCCCGACGACGACCACCTGCCCCGGTTCCTGCACGCCCTGGCCCGTTCCTTCGGGGCCCGGCGTGAGCGCCTGGCCCGGGACGGCCGGATGATGGCCGGGGCCCGCGAGGCGTTGCGGGCCGTGGCGGAGCTCGACGGCACCGCCCAGTCGGTGCTCACCGGCACGATCAGGAGCAACGCGGTGCACAAGCTGGCCGCCTTCGGCCTGGACGGGTACGTCGACTTCGAGATCGGCGGTTACGGCGAGGAGGTCTACCCCAAGGCCACCCTGTTGCAGGTCGCGCAGGGCCGCGCCGGGCGGAGGCACGGTGTGGTCTTCGACGGCGGCAACACGGTGCTGATCGGCGACTCGGCCCGCGACGTCCAGGCCGCCAGGATCGCCGGGGTCGCGATGATCGGGGTCGCCTCCGGACGCTCCCTCCCGGCCGAGCTGCGCGAGGCCGGCGCCGACCTGGTCCTGCCCGACCTGGGCGACCCCTCCCGGGTGGCCGCCGCCGTCGTCGCTCTCACCTCCCCCGCCCGCGCCACCGGCCACGGCTCCGCCTAG
- a CDS encoding DUF6912 family protein translates to MRVYLPCTLPALARVAAAGEVGPAPLTGYAVTPALIEWYVSGDTEELEYVALTEAARESLRLIAADRADGAEVAARRVVLAADVPDGDVSGGVDLEERARVRLAAPVPMAKIAAVHVDDPSAVKDVEAAVAALPAADLGDDDARFTVDGAEANELLWYATQEIPDLVG, encoded by the coding sequence ATGCGCGTCTACCTGCCGTGTACGCTCCCGGCGCTGGCCCGCGTGGCCGCAGCGGGGGAGGTGGGCCCGGCCCCGTTGACCGGTTACGCGGTGACCCCCGCGTTGATCGAGTGGTACGTCTCGGGTGACACCGAGGAACTGGAGTACGTCGCCCTGACCGAGGCGGCCAGGGAGTCCCTGCGGCTGATCGCCGCCGACCGCGCCGACGGGGCGGAGGTGGCCGCGCGGCGGGTGGTCCTCGCGGCCGACGTGCCGGACGGCGACGTCAGCGGCGGTGTCGACCTGGAGGAGCGGGCCCGGGTGCGGCTCGCGGCGCCGGTGCCGATGGCGAAGATCGCCGCGGTCCACGTGGACGACCCGTCGGCGGTCAAGGACGTCGAGGCCGCCGTCGCGGCGCTGCCCGCGGCCGACCTGGGCGACGACGACGCCCGGTTCACCGTGGACGGGGCCGAGGCCAACGAACTGCTGTGGTACGCCACCCAGGAGATCCCCGACCTGGTCGGCTGA
- a CDS encoding acetoacetate--CoA ligase has translation MVEEGALLWEPSPEVVKNARITRYAEWLGRSADYESLWRWSVDAPAEFWTSIWDYFGVVGERGDGPVISGEMPGTRWFEGSTLNYAANALRGAAADPDRLAVVSRDEAGGRRTLTLGELAEEVARVRAGLAALGVGRGDRVAAYAPNIPETLVAFLATASLGAVWSSCSPDFGAPSVIDRFTQIEPKVLVAVDGYDYNGRRFDRAEVVRDIASRLPTLVALVRVGGPDAAGRDAERESGPEGGVATVSWEELRADAGPLDFEPVPFGHPLWIVYSSGTTGLPKPIVHGHGGVVLEHLKALSFHQDLGEDDVFFWYTTTGWMMWNYLVGGLLVGATVVLYDGSATHPETDALWRLAAEEGVTYFGTGAPYLIASMKAGLEPAGLDRLRGLGSTGSPLPPEGFAWVHDALPDVQLGSFSGGTDVCTGFVGAVPLLPVRAGVIPCRCLGAKVESFDPSGAPLVGEVGELVLTLPMPSMPVMFWNDADGSRYRESYFAEFPGVWRHGDWIKILPDGGCVIYGRSDSTLNRGGVRMGTSEFYRVVERFEEIADSLVIDTGQLGQEGSLLLYVTMAEEATLTDDLVARLRADLREALSPRHVPNEIIEVPGIPRTLSGKKLEVPVRKILLGVPPEKAANLDAMANPEVLPYFTRGD, from the coding sequence ATGGTTGAGGAAGGTGCGCTGCTCTGGGAGCCCTCTCCGGAGGTCGTGAAGAACGCCAGGATCACCCGCTACGCCGAGTGGCTCGGCCGGTCGGCCGACTACGAGTCGCTGTGGCGGTGGTCGGTGGACGCCCCCGCCGAGTTCTGGACGTCGATCTGGGACTACTTCGGCGTCGTGGGGGAACGCGGCGACGGCCCGGTGATCTCGGGTGAGATGCCCGGCACCCGGTGGTTCGAAGGATCGACGCTCAACTACGCGGCCAACGCGCTGCGCGGGGCCGCCGCCGACCCCGACCGGCTCGCGGTCGTCTCCCGTGACGAGGCGGGCGGGCGGCGCACGCTCACCCTCGGCGAGCTGGCCGAGGAGGTGGCGCGGGTCCGCGCCGGCCTGGCAGCCCTGGGCGTCGGGCGGGGCGACCGGGTCGCCGCCTACGCGCCGAACATCCCCGAGACGCTGGTCGCCTTCCTGGCCACCGCCTCCCTGGGAGCCGTCTGGTCGTCCTGCTCGCCCGACTTCGGAGCCCCCAGTGTGATCGACCGCTTCACCCAGATCGAGCCGAAGGTGCTCGTCGCGGTCGACGGCTACGATTACAACGGCAGACGGTTCGACCGCGCCGAGGTCGTCCGCGACATCGCCTCCCGGCTGCCTACCCTGGTCGCCCTGGTGCGCGTCGGCGGGCCGGACGCGGCCGGGCGGGACGCGGAGCGGGAGTCCGGCCCCGAGGGCGGCGTCGCCACGGTGTCCTGGGAGGAGTTGCGGGCGGACGCCGGGCCGCTCGACTTCGAGCCGGTGCCGTTCGGGCACCCGCTCTGGATCGTCTACTCCTCGGGCACCACCGGGCTGCCCAAGCCGATCGTGCACGGCCACGGCGGCGTGGTCCTGGAGCACCTCAAGGCGCTCTCCTTCCACCAGGACCTGGGCGAGGACGACGTCTTCTTCTGGTACACCACCACCGGCTGGATGATGTGGAACTACCTCGTCGGCGGCCTCCTGGTCGGCGCGACGGTGGTGCTGTACGACGGGTCGGCCACCCACCCGGAGACGGACGCGCTGTGGCGGCTGGCCGCCGAGGAGGGCGTGACCTACTTCGGCACCGGCGCGCCGTACCTGATCGCGTCGATGAAGGCGGGGCTCGAACCGGCGGGCCTCGACCGGCTGCGCGGGCTCGGCTCGACCGGTTCCCCGCTGCCTCCGGAGGGGTTCGCCTGGGTGCACGACGCGCTGCCCGACGTGCAGCTGGGTTCGTTCTCCGGGGGCACCGACGTCTGCACCGGCTTCGTGGGCGCCGTCCCGCTGCTCCCGGTCCGGGCCGGGGTGATCCCGTGCCGCTGCCTGGGGGCGAAGGTGGAGTCGTTCGACCCGTCGGGAGCGCCGCTGGTCGGCGAGGTCGGCGAGCTGGTGCTGACCCTGCCGATGCCGTCGATGCCGGTCATGTTCTGGAACGACGCCGACGGGTCACGCTACCGGGAGAGCTACTTCGCCGAGTTCCCCGGCGTCTGGCGGCACGGCGACTGGATCAAGATCCTGCCCGACGGGGGCTGCGTGATCTACGGCCGTTCCGACTCGACGCTGAACCGGGGCGGCGTCCGCATGGGCACCAGCGAGTTCTACCGGGTGGTGGAGCGCTTCGAGGAGATCGCCGACAGCCTGGTGATCGACACCGGCCAGCTCGGGCAGGAGGGCAGCCTGCTGCTCTACGTCACCATGGCCGAGGAGGCGACCCTGACCGACGACCTGGTGGCGCGCCTGCGCGCTGACCTGCGGGAGGCGCTCTCCCCGCGCCACGTGCCGAACGAGATCATCGAGGTGCCGGGCATCCCCCGCACGCTCAGCGGCAAGAAGCTGGAGGTCCCCGTCCGCAAGATCCTCCTCGGTGTCCCGCCGGAGAAGGCCGCCAACCTCGACGCCATGGCCAACCCCGAGGTCCTGCCCTACTTCACCCGGGGAGACTGA
- a CDS encoding acyl-CoA dehydrogenase family protein: protein MDFALSSKAQEYLANLTDFMDAHVYPAEPVYHAWRRDKGHDNHELPPVVEELKAEARSRGLWNLFLPDESGLSVLDYATLAEVTGRSIDLAPEALNCAAPDTGNMEVLHMFGSPQQRERWLRPLLDGEIRSAFAMTEPAVASSDANNIATSIRRDGSEYVINGRKWFITGAADPRCEIMIVMGKTDPDAPPHRQQSMILVPVNTPGVEIVRHLPLFGYQDQHGHSEIVFTDVRVPAANLVGEEGDGFRIAQARLGPGRIHHCMRAIGMAERALELMCGRAANRVAFGQTLAQQGVVQQQIAESRLAIEQARLLTLKAAWMIDTVGTRAAASEISAIKVVAPRMACEVIDRAIQVHGGMGVSDDVPLAMMYAQARAMRIFDGPDEVHIRTVARRELKPYLS from the coding sequence ATGGACTTCGCGCTCAGCAGCAAGGCGCAGGAATACCTCGCCAACCTGACCGATTTCATGGATGCGCATGTGTACCCGGCGGAGCCGGTGTACCACGCGTGGCGACGCGACAAGGGCCACGACAACCACGAACTGCCCCCCGTGGTGGAGGAACTCAAGGCCGAGGCACGCTCACGCGGCCTGTGGAACCTGTTCCTGCCCGACGAGTCCGGCCTGTCGGTGCTCGACTATGCCACCCTGGCCGAGGTCACCGGCCGTTCCATCGATCTGGCCCCCGAGGCGCTGAACTGCGCCGCGCCCGACACCGGGAACATGGAGGTCCTGCACATGTTCGGCTCGCCGCAGCAGCGGGAGCGCTGGCTGCGGCCCCTGCTCGACGGCGAGATCCGCTCGGCCTTCGCGATGACCGAACCCGCGGTGGCCTCCAGCGACGCGAACAACATCGCCACCTCCATTCGGCGGGACGGCTCCGAGTACGTGATCAACGGCCGCAAGTGGTTCATCACCGGGGCGGCCGACCCGCGCTGCGAGATCATGATCGTGATGGGCAAGACCGACCCGGACGCGCCACCGCACCGCCAGCAGTCGATGATCCTCGTTCCGGTGAACACCCCCGGCGTGGAGATCGTCCGGCATCTGCCCCTCTTCGGCTATCAGGACCAGCACGGGCACTCCGAGATCGTGTTCACCGACGTCCGGGTGCCCGCGGCGAACCTGGTCGGCGAGGAGGGCGACGGCTTCCGTATCGCCCAGGCCCGCCTGGGCCCCGGCCGCATCCACCACTGCATGCGCGCCATCGGCATGGCGGAGCGGGCCCTGGAGCTGATGTGCGGTCGGGCCGCCAACCGGGTGGCGTTCGGCCAGACGCTCGCCCAGCAAGGCGTCGTGCAGCAGCAGATCGCCGAGTCGCGCCTGGCCATCGAGCAGGCCCGGCTGCTGACCCTCAAGGCCGCCTGGATGATCGACACCGTCGGGACCAGGGCCGCCGCCTCGGAGATCTCCGCCATCAAGGTCGTCGCCCCCCGGATGGCCTGCGAGGTCATCGACCGGGCCATCCAGGTCCACGGCGGCATGGGCGTCTCCGACGACGTCCCGCTCGCCATGATGTACGCCCAGGCCCGCGCGATGCGCATCTTCGACGGCCCGGACGAGGTGCACATCCGCACCGTCGCCCGGCGCGAGCTCAAGCCCTACCTCTCCTAG
- a CDS encoding HAD family hydrolase, whose translation MLKGVLIDWGGVLTVGLSEAVAEWIAAERLDPDHYRGVMRELVANAYEGSAEGENMIHALERGEISALDFERGLAARLVTMDGVPPVAEGLLARMFSRFHRVEPMYEMLREARAAGVRTCLLSNSWANEYPRDGWDDVFDEVVISGEVGMRKPEPRIFRHALGRIGLSGRECVFVDDVEANVRAARGLGIVGVHHRDPETTISELETLLRVPLR comes from the coding sequence ATGCTCAAGGGAGTGCTGATCGACTGGGGCGGGGTGCTCACCGTCGGGCTCTCCGAGGCCGTCGCGGAGTGGATCGCCGCCGAGCGGCTCGACCCCGACCACTACCGGGGGGTGATGCGCGAACTCGTCGCGAACGCGTACGAGGGCTCCGCCGAGGGGGAGAACATGATCCACGCTCTGGAGCGCGGTGAGATCTCCGCACTGGACTTCGAACGCGGCCTGGCCGCGCGGCTGGTCACCATGGACGGCGTGCCACCGGTCGCCGAGGGGCTGCTGGCCAGGATGTTCTCCCGGTTCCACCGGGTCGAGCCGATGTACGAGATGCTGCGCGAGGCCCGCGCCGCCGGGGTGCGGACCTGCCTGCTGTCCAACTCGTGGGCCAACGAGTACCCCCGGGACGGCTGGGACGACGTCTTCGACGAGGTCGTCATCTCCGGGGAGGTGGGCATGCGCAAGCCCGAGCCGAGGATCTTCCGGCACGCGCTGGGCAGGATCGGCCTGTCCGGGCGGGAGTGCGTGTTCGTCGACGACGTCGAGGCCAACGTCCGCGCCGCCCGCGGGCTCGGCATCGTGGGTGTGCACCACCGCGACCCCGAGACGACCATCTCCGAACTGGAGACCCTTCTCCGCGTCCCCCTGCGCTGA